One segment of Niveibacterium microcysteis DNA contains the following:
- the era gene encoding GTPase Era, which translates to MTELQAPDANGFRTGFLAIVGRPNVGKSTLLNHLIGQKISITSRKAQTTRHRVNGVLTNDTHQFVFVDTPGFQKQHSNALNRAMNRSVTQALGDVDVVLFVIEAGKLTAADRAVMELLPSQIPVVLVINKVDRIADKRQLLPFIATVAAEREFAAVVPLSAETGANADELLKACGPLLPEQPAIFDADDITDRSERFLAAEFIREKLFRLLGEELPYGLAVEIEKFEIDGPVRRIFAAIIVDRPSHKAMVIGRGGEKLKRVSSEARVDLEKLFGGPVYLEVWVKVKGGWADDERALKSLGIE; encoded by the coding sequence ATGACAGAGCTTCAGGCGCCGGACGCAAACGGATTCCGTACGGGTTTTCTCGCGATTGTTGGTCGGCCGAACGTTGGCAAGTCGACGCTGCTGAACCATTTGATCGGCCAGAAGATCAGCATTACCTCACGCAAGGCGCAGACGACGCGGCATCGGGTAAATGGTGTGCTGACCAACGATACACACCAGTTTGTGTTTGTCGATACGCCGGGCTTTCAGAAACAGCATTCGAACGCCCTCAATCGCGCGATGAACCGCAGCGTTACGCAAGCGCTTGGTGATGTGGACGTTGTGCTCTTCGTTATCGAAGCCGGGAAGCTGACTGCGGCTGATCGCGCAGTCATGGAACTGCTTCCGTCGCAGATTCCCGTGGTACTGGTCATCAATAAGGTGGACCGGATTGCGGATAAACGTCAGTTGCTCCCATTCATCGCAACCGTCGCGGCAGAGCGAGAATTTGCCGCGGTCGTCCCTTTGTCCGCTGAAACTGGTGCGAACGCAGACGAGCTGTTGAAGGCATGTGGGCCACTGCTCCCAGAGCAGCCGGCGATTTTCGATGCAGACGACATCACCGATCGAAGCGAACGCTTTCTTGCTGCTGAGTTCATTCGGGAGAAGCTCTTCCGCCTGCTTGGCGAAGAGCTGCCTTATGGCTTGGCGGTCGAAATCGAAAAGTTCGAGATCGACGGGCCGGTGCGTCGCATCTTTGCAGCCATCATCGTCGATCGGCCGAGCCACAAGGCCATGGTCATTGGACGCGGTGGTGAAAAGCTCAAACGCGTGTCGTCCGAGGCGCGTGTCGATTTGGAGAAACTGTTCGGCGGCCCCGTCTACCTTGAGGTGTGGGTGAAGGTCAAAGGCGGTTGGGCGGATGATGAGCGTGCGCTCAAGAGTCTCGGTATCGAATAA
- the rnc gene encoding ribonuclease III, with protein sequence MSRAGFQEALGYHFSSPALLAQALTHRSFGTPHNERLEFIGDSVLNCVVARALFDRFPELDEGTLSRLRAGLVKQDALHAHALSLSLGDLLRLGEGELRSGGHRRPSILADALEAVFGAIFLDAGFDAASGVIDRLYAESIAAIDPRTAGKDPKTALQEWLQARRHPLPNYEMAQVRGEAHAQEFEVSCRIPALMLETKGRGASRRAAEQQAARAALDRIEKL encoded by the coding sequence ATGAGCCGTGCCGGGTTTCAGGAGGCGCTTGGGTATCATTTCTCGAGCCCAGCGCTGCTTGCCCAAGCGTTGACGCACCGAAGCTTTGGGACGCCCCACAACGAGCGACTTGAGTTCATCGGTGACTCGGTTCTGAATTGTGTCGTTGCGCGCGCGCTGTTCGATCGCTTCCCGGAGCTTGATGAAGGCACCTTGTCCCGCTTGCGGGCTGGGCTGGTCAAACAGGATGCGCTTCACGCTCACGCCCTGAGCTTGTCGCTCGGAGACCTCTTGCGCTTGGGTGAAGGCGAGCTGCGCAGTGGTGGGCATCGGCGTCCATCGATCCTCGCAGACGCGCTCGAGGCCGTGTTTGGCGCAATCTTTCTTGATGCCGGATTTGACGCGGCGAGCGGTGTTATTGATCGCTTGTATGCTGAATCGATCGCTGCGATCGACCCGCGTACTGCCGGCAAGGACCCGAAGACTGCGCTGCAGGAGTGGCTGCAGGCACGCCGTCACCCGTTGCCGAACTACGAAATGGCGCAAGTGCGCGGAGAAGCGCATGCGCAGGAATTTGAAGTGTCATGCCGGATCCCGGCCCTGATGCTAGAAACAAAGGGCCGTGGCGCGAGTCGTCGCGCGGCGGAACAGCAGGCTGCGCGCGCAGCGCTGGATCGGATCGAGAAACTATGA
- a CDS encoding DUF4845 domain-containing protein, producing MRNRQQGISLIGALISAALILGALILGMRIVPVYTEYFAVKKALSGLASSAEATSPETIRILFDRRSGAEDINSVRKEDLVISKENGRWVISADWQRTIPVVANVSLLFQFSASSTTNAAASQ from the coding sequence ATGCGAAATCGTCAGCAAGGGATCTCCTTGATCGGCGCGCTAATTTCGGCGGCGTTGATTCTTGGAGCGCTAATACTTGGGATGCGAATTGTTCCCGTGTATACAGAGTACTTTGCCGTTAAAAAGGCCCTTTCTGGATTGGCGTCTAGCGCAGAGGCGACGAGCCCCGAAACGATCCGAATTCTGTTTGATCGTAGGTCCGGCGCTGAGGACATTAATTCGGTGCGTAAAGAGGACTTGGTCATCAGCAAGGAAAATGGTCGTTGGGTCATATCGGCCGACTGGCAGCGAACGATTCCTGTCGTTGCAAATGTTTCGCTGCTCTTTCAGTTTTCGGCGTCAAGCACCACAAATGCTGCTGCCAGCCAATAG
- the lepB gene encoding signal peptidase I, with protein sequence MDFALILFVLSVLTGALWCADRFVFRKKRPQGTPEPVWVEWGAGFFPILLAIFLLRSFLVEPFRIPSGSMIPTLLVGDFILVNKFAYGIRLPVIDKKIIDSGSPKRGDVVVFRYPQNPSQDYIKRVIGLPGDKVEYINKRLRVNGEEIAVKQIEDYLHTDRLQYSHRYVEKIGSVEHQMLNDADAPPFVSQTLPYPGRENCVYTVEGLRCTVPAGHYFMMGDNRDQSSDSRVWGFVPDANLRGKAFFIWFHFGDLSRIGSFH encoded by the coding sequence GTGGATTTTGCGTTGATTCTGTTCGTGCTGTCCGTCTTGACCGGCGCCTTGTGGTGCGCGGACCGATTTGTGTTCCGAAAAAAGCGGCCGCAGGGCACGCCGGAGCCGGTCTGGGTTGAGTGGGGCGCCGGCTTCTTTCCGATCCTCCTTGCGATCTTTCTGCTGCGTTCGTTTCTCGTTGAGCCCTTCCGTATTCCGTCTGGCTCGATGATTCCGACGCTGCTGGTTGGGGACTTCATCCTTGTCAACAAATTCGCCTATGGTATTCGCCTGCCGGTGATCGACAAGAAGATCATCGACTCGGGTTCGCCGAAGCGCGGCGACGTGGTTGTTTTCCGGTACCCGCAGAATCCTTCGCAGGACTACATCAAACGGGTAATCGGCCTCCCCGGTGACAAGGTCGAATACATCAACAAACGCTTGCGCGTTAATGGCGAAGAAATCGCCGTCAAGCAAATCGAGGACTACCTGCATACCGACCGTCTGCAGTATTCACATCGCTATGTGGAAAAGATCGGTAGCGTCGAACACCAGATGCTCAACGACGCGGATGCGCCACCGTTCGTGAGTCAAACCCTGCCTTATCCGGGGCGTGAGAACTGTGTCTATACTGTTGAAGGCCTGCGATGCACCGTGCCGGCTGGGCACTACTTCATGATGGGCGACAACCGCGACCAGAGTTCCGACTCTCGGGTGTGGGGTTTCGTGCCGGACGCAAATCTGCGGGGCAAGGCTTTCTTCATCTGGTTCCATTTCGGCGATCTCTCCCGAATCGGATCCTTTCACTAA
- the lepA gene encoding translation elongation factor 4: MQHIRNFSIIAHIDHGKSTLADRLIQRCGGLSDREMEAQVLDSMDIERERGITIKAQTAALSYRAQDGQVYNLNLIDTPGHVDFSYEVSRSLAACEGALLVVDASQGVEAQTVANCYTAIEQGVEVVPVLNKMDLPSADPDTARQEVEDVIGIDATEAIPCSAKTGMGIDEILEAIIAKVPAPRGKADAPLKALIIDSWFDNYVGVVMLVRVVDGVLRPKDKILFMSTGAQHLCEQVGVFTPKSISRDQLSAGEVGFVIAGIKELTSAKVGDTITVANKPASEALAGFKEIKPQVFAGLYPVEASEYDQLRESLEKLKLNDASLQYEPEVSQALGFGFRCGFLGLLHMEIVQERLEREFDMDLITTAPTVVYEVVLNSGEVIKVENPSKLPEISKIEEIREPIITATIFVPQDYLGPVITLCNQKRGNQVDMHYHGRQVKLIYDMPMAEVVMDFFDKLKSVSRGYASLDYDFKEYRTADVVKLDILVSSEKVDALSVIVHRANSQYRGRELAAKLRELIPRQMFDVAVQAAIGSHIIARETIKALRKNVLAKCYGGDITRKKKLLEKQKEGKRRMKQVGNVEIPQEAFLAVLRVEDNK; this comes from the coding sequence ATGCAGCACATCAGAAACTTCTCGATCATCGCCCACATCGACCATGGCAAGTCGACCCTTGCCGACCGGCTCATCCAGCGCTGCGGGGGCCTCTCCGATCGCGAGATGGAGGCGCAGGTACTAGATTCGATGGATATCGAGCGTGAGCGCGGCATCACGATCAAGGCACAGACTGCGGCGCTGAGTTACCGCGCGCAGGACGGCCAAGTCTATAACCTGAACCTGATCGACACCCCGGGGCATGTGGACTTCTCGTACGAAGTCAGCCGCTCGCTGGCGGCCTGCGAGGGGGCGCTGCTGGTCGTTGATGCGTCTCAGGGCGTTGAGGCGCAGACCGTTGCGAACTGCTACACCGCGATTGAGCAGGGTGTTGAAGTCGTGCCGGTTCTGAACAAGATGGATCTGCCTTCCGCGGACCCGGACACCGCGCGCCAAGAGGTCGAGGACGTGATCGGCATCGACGCGACCGAGGCGATTCCGTGCTCGGCCAAGACCGGCATGGGCATCGACGAGATTCTTGAGGCGATCATTGCCAAGGTGCCCGCGCCGCGCGGGAAGGCTGATGCGCCGCTCAAGGCACTCATCATCGACTCGTGGTTCGATAACTACGTTGGTGTCGTGATGTTGGTGCGGGTTGTCGATGGGGTGCTGCGTCCGAAGGACAAGATCCTCTTCATGAGCACCGGCGCGCAGCATCTGTGCGAGCAGGTCGGTGTGTTCACGCCGAAGTCGATTTCTCGGGATCAGTTGTCGGCCGGAGAGGTCGGCTTCGTTATCGCGGGCATCAAGGAACTGACTTCCGCAAAGGTGGGCGACACCATCACGGTCGCGAACAAACCGGCGAGCGAAGCGCTGGCCGGCTTCAAGGAGATCAAGCCGCAGGTGTTCGCCGGGCTTTATCCGGTTGAAGCCAGCGAGTATGACCAACTGCGCGAATCGCTGGAAAAGCTGAAGCTCAACGACGCATCGCTTCAGTACGAACCGGAAGTGTCGCAGGCGCTGGGTTTTGGTTTCCGCTGCGGATTCCTTGGCTTGTTGCACATGGAGATCGTCCAGGAACGCCTCGAGCGCGAATTCGACATGGACCTGATTACCACGGCGCCGACCGTGGTTTACGAGGTCGTGCTTAACAGTGGTGAAGTTATCAAGGTCGAGAACCCGTCAAAGCTACCTGAGATCTCGAAGATCGAAGAAATCCGTGAGCCGATCATCACGGCAACGATCTTCGTGCCGCAGGATTACCTTGGGCCCGTGATCACACTGTGCAACCAGAAGCGCGGTAACCAGGTCGATATGCACTACCACGGCCGTCAGGTGAAGTTGATTTACGACATGCCGATGGCTGAAGTGGTGATGGACTTTTTCGACAAGCTGAAGTCCGTCTCGCGGGGCTATGCGTCGCTCGATTATGACTTCAAGGAGTACCGAACCGCTGACGTGGTGAAGCTCGATATCCTGGTCTCAAGCGAAAAGGTCGATGCATTGTCGGTCATCGTGCACCGCGCTAATTCGCAGTACCGTGGTCGTGAACTGGCCGCCAAGCTGCGCGAGCTGATTCCGCGCCAGATGTTCGATGTCGCGGTGCAGGCGGCAATCGGATCGCACATCATCGCTCGCGAAACGATCAAGGCGCTTCGCAAGAACGTGCTGGCCAAGTGCTACGGCGGCGATATCACGCGAAAGAAGAAGCTCCTCGAGAAGCAAAAAGAGGGCAAGCGCCGCATGAAACAGGTCGGTAACGTTGAGATTCCGCAGGAGGCGTTCCTCGCCGTGCTGCGCGTCGAAGACAACAAATAA
- a CDS encoding DegQ family serine endoprotease, translating to MNVLRHIALLLVLIGATAVQARDLPELADLVDRSAAAVVNVSSEQIRPRAKSDARDPMQEWFRRFMPKHPQIPRDGEEGDSMGSGFIVSADGYILTNAHVVEDADEILVRLTDKREFRARLIGADRRSDVAVIKIEATGLPKVAIGDPGKLRVGDWVVAIGSPFGFDHTVTAGIVSAKGRSLPDESLVPFIQTDVAINPGNSGGPLFNLRGEVVGINSQIYSETGGFMGLSFAIPIDVAMDVHNQLRTSGKVTRGRIGVVIQEVTKDVADSFALKTPQGALVSEVEKGGPADKAGVAIGDVILRFDGKAVNGSSDLPRIVSGTRPGARSSMQVWRKGAVRDVALVVDEFAEESPTPKKPPSKRVEPAGANRLGLVVGPLTSEQKRHFKSDGGVAIKDAKGLAARAQLQGGDLIVSATRKGLPVEFRNVEQFNRFVATVERGESVSLLVKRGDTQSFVSLRVPEQP from the coding sequence ATGAACGTTCTGCGTCATATCGCCTTGCTGTTGGTCCTCATTGGGGCGACGGCCGTGCAGGCGCGCGACCTACCTGAGTTGGCGGACTTGGTCGATCGCTCCGCCGCTGCGGTGGTCAATGTCAGTTCCGAGCAGATTCGCCCGCGTGCAAAGTCTGATGCACGTGACCCGATGCAGGAATGGTTCCGCCGTTTCATGCCGAAGCACCCCCAGATTCCGCGCGACGGCGAGGAGGGCGATTCGATGGGGTCCGGCTTCATCGTTTCGGCAGACGGCTACATCCTGACCAATGCACATGTGGTCGAGGATGCCGACGAGATCCTGGTGCGGCTGACCGACAAGCGTGAATTTCGCGCTCGTTTGATTGGTGCGGATCGTCGCAGCGATGTGGCGGTGATCAAGATCGAAGCGACCGGTTTGCCCAAGGTTGCAATTGGGGATCCGGGCAAACTACGCGTCGGCGATTGGGTGGTAGCAATCGGCTCGCCGTTTGGCTTCGACCACACCGTTACCGCCGGTATCGTCAGTGCCAAGGGGCGTTCGCTGCCGGATGAATCCCTGGTGCCCTTCATTCAGACCGACGTCGCAATCAACCCGGGTAACTCTGGCGGCCCGCTGTTCAACCTGAGGGGTGAGGTCGTCGGTATCAACTCGCAGATCTACAGCGAGACCGGCGGGTTCATGGGCCTTTCGTTTGCGATCCCGATTGACGTGGCGATGGATGTGCACAACCAGCTGCGGACGTCCGGAAAGGTAACAAGAGGGCGCATCGGTGTCGTGATTCAGGAGGTCACCAAGGATGTGGCAGACAGCTTTGCTTTGAAGACGCCGCAGGGTGCGCTGGTGAGCGAAGTGGAAAAGGGTGGGCCGGCGGACAAAGCGGGTGTCGCGATCGGCGACGTGATTCTGCGGTTCGACGGCAAGGCGGTAAATGGTTCGTCGGATCTGCCGCGCATTGTCAGTGGTACTCGACCTGGCGCCCGGTCTTCGATGCAGGTCTGGCGCAAAGGGGCGGTTCGCGATGTGGCGTTGGTTGTCGATGAGTTCGCTGAGGAGTCGCCGACACCGAAGAAGCCGCCGTCCAAGCGTGTCGAGCCTGCTGGGGCGAATCGGCTGGGCCTCGTCGTCGGGCCGTTGACGTCCGAACAGAAGCGTCACTTCAAGAGTGACGGCGGCGTTGCGATCAAGGATGCCAAGGGGCTCGCCGCCCGCGCGCAGTTGCAGGGCGGCGATCTGATTGTTTCGGCGACACGCAAGGGCCTGCCGGTCGAATTCCGCAACGTTGAGCAGTTCAATCGATTCGTGGCAACGGTGGAGCGGGGCGAGAGCGTGTCCCTGCTGGTCAAGCGCGGTGACACCCAGAGTTTCGTCAGCCTGCGCGTGCCCGAGCAGCCGTAA
- a CDS encoding SoxR reducing system RseC family protein: MNTRKAIVLRVEGATAVVKVGGDGGCGRCSETGGCGSDVLGKLFGGRCSSYSVVTDRPLTPGSEVEVAVEPRAPLLAATLAYGLPLLGLLVGGAIGEQYVGDTGAVLGAALGLAAFSVGAAFLARRRLAGGLAVRVVESSISH; the protein is encoded by the coding sequence ATGAATACCCGTAAAGCAATCGTGTTGCGCGTTGAAGGCGCCACGGCCGTGGTAAAGGTTGGCGGCGACGGGGGGTGCGGGCGGTGTTCGGAGACCGGCGGTTGCGGCAGTGACGTGCTCGGAAAGCTTTTTGGCGGGCGCTGCAGCAGCTACAGCGTCGTGACCGATCGCCCACTCACGCCCGGGTCCGAGGTTGAGGTTGCCGTCGAACCGCGAGCCCCCTTGCTGGCGGCTACACTGGCTTACGGTTTGCCATTGCTGGGCCTGCTTGTGGGTGGCGCGATCGGCGAACAGTATGTAGGCGATACCGGCGCGGTTCTTGGTGCCGCGTTGGGCTTGGCGGCTTTCTCCGTTGGCGCTGCATTCCTTGCGCGTCGACGGCTGGCAGGCGGGCTTGCGGTGCGCGTGGTCGAATCGTCGATATCGCATTGA
- a CDS encoding MucB/RseB C-terminal domain-containing protein, giving the protein MIGRAWVGALLLLLGGLAHASSPQDAIAWLAKVSAASQTLNYAGTFVYQSGRTTETSRIAHITDATGEYERLETLDGAPREIVRSNGEVRFYLPQEKMIIADHAMPRRFPAWAHVSPDQLMANYSLRLGTLDRVAGLPAQQIVLEPRDGFRYGHTFWVEPGSGLMLKSRMLDAAGALVEQFAFSDVTIGGLIERDKVRSRYAATASGWREVNARGVAVTPEEAGVTCRGLLPGFRPISTVRRQVKDGGADAIHLVYSDGLATISVFVEPLSSGRKAPVGGESAAGPTRIFKRLIGSQYLVTALGEVPPESVRRLAESVEIRQK; this is encoded by the coding sequence ATGATCGGCAGGGCTTGGGTTGGCGCCCTACTGCTATTGTTGGGCGGCTTGGCGCACGCCAGTTCGCCGCAAGACGCCATTGCCTGGCTTGCCAAAGTGAGCGCTGCGTCGCAGACGCTCAACTACGCGGGCACGTTCGTTTATCAATCCGGCCGGACAACCGAGACCTCCCGCATTGCGCACATTACCGATGCGACAGGTGAGTACGAACGTCTGGAGACGCTGGACGGCGCTCCGCGCGAAATCGTGCGGAGTAACGGTGAGGTGCGGTTCTATCTCCCGCAGGAGAAGATGATCATCGCGGACCATGCGATGCCGCGTCGCTTTCCGGCGTGGGCGCACGTGTCGCCGGATCAGCTGATGGCCAACTATAGCCTTCGCCTCGGAACACTCGATCGCGTGGCAGGTTTGCCAGCGCAGCAGATCGTGCTCGAGCCGCGCGATGGATTTCGATACGGCCATACATTCTGGGTGGAGCCGGGCAGTGGGCTGATGCTGAAGTCGCGCATGCTTGACGCCGCGGGCGCCCTGGTCGAACAGTTTGCGTTTTCCGACGTGACGATCGGCGGCCTGATCGAGCGTGACAAGGTGCGCTCGCGTTATGCCGCAACGGCCAGTGGTTGGCGGGAAGTTAACGCGCGCGGCGTGGCGGTAACCCCCGAGGAGGCGGGCGTAACATGCCGTGGCTTATTGCCCGGGTTTCGCCCGATCAGCACGGTGCGCCGCCAGGTCAAGGACGGTGGTGCCGATGCGATCCATCTTGTGTATTCCGATGGTTTGGCAACGATCTCGGTGTTTGTCGAGCCGCTATCCTCCGGACGAAAGGCCCCGGTTGGTGGCGAGAGTGCGGCCGGGCCGACTCGAATTTTCAAACGCTTGATTGGTTCGCAGTACCTGGTGACTGCTTTGGGTGAAGTGCCGCCGGAATCGGTGCGGCGGCTGGCCGAATCGGTTGAGATCCGGCAGAAATGA
- a CDS encoding sigma-E factor negative regulatory protein codes for MKQQISALLDGELEPTGVQAILSRTKTDPALRECWDEYALIGDALRGETELSSDFTAKLMERLEAEPTVLAPAASAAVAKRRSALDTLLPIAATVAGVAVVAWLGLRVEPAAEPARVARAAGQAHAVSVGDADRAYLLAHHGYAGAQAVPGVGYYMRTAAEQVGDGVQ; via the coding sequence ATGAAACAGCAGATTTCCGCCCTGCTGGATGGCGAGTTGGAGCCAACGGGCGTGCAGGCGATTTTGTCGCGGACGAAAACGGATCCGGCGTTGCGCGAATGCTGGGATGAGTACGCCTTGATCGGCGACGCGCTACGCGGCGAAACAGAATTATCCAGCGACTTCACCGCGAAGTTAATGGAGCGGCTCGAAGCCGAACCTACCGTTCTTGCTCCTGCCGCCAGTGCGGCTGTCGCCAAACGCCGATCTGCGCTCGACACCCTCTTGCCGATCGCAGCGACAGTTGCGGGCGTTGCCGTGGTGGCCTGGCTCGGCTTGCGTGTCGAGCCGGCTGCAGAGCCGGCTCGCGTGGCACGCGCTGCGGGGCAGGCGCACGCAGTGTCCGTCGGTGATGCAGATCGTGCCTACCTGCTTGCGCATCACGGCTATGCGGGTGCTCAGGCCGTACCTGGCGTCGGCTACTACATGCGTACTGCTGCCGAGCAGGTTGGGGACGGGGTTCAATGA
- the rpoE gene encoding RNA polymerase sigma factor RpoE, with product MSDRQIDQQLVERAQRGDKHAFGLLVSKYQRKLARLLSRMIRDPAEVEDVAQEAFIKAYRALPSFRGDSAFYTWLYRIGINTAKNYLVSQGRRAPTSTDIDADEAENYDDGDLLRDYDTPERLLATKQIGETVNVAMEALPEELRTAIVLREIEGLSYDEIATVMGCPIGTVRSRIFRAREAIAERLRPLLDTSPEKRW from the coding sequence ATGAGTGATCGTCAGATAGACCAGCAGTTGGTCGAGCGTGCGCAACGCGGCGACAAGCATGCCTTCGGGCTGCTTGTGTCCAAGTATCAGCGCAAGCTTGCCCGTTTGCTGTCTCGAATGATCCGCGATCCGGCGGAAGTCGAGGACGTTGCGCAAGAGGCCTTCATCAAGGCATATCGCGCACTGCCCTCGTTCCGTGGCGACAGTGCGTTTTATACGTGGCTGTACCGTATCGGCATCAACACGGCGAAGAACTACCTCGTATCGCAGGGGCGGCGTGCGCCGACCTCGACTGATATTGATGCCGACGAGGCAGAGAACTACGACGACGGTGATTTGCTGCGCGACTACGACACGCCGGAGCGCCTGCTTGCGACCAAGCAGATTGGTGAAACGGTGAACGTCGCGATGGAAGCGTTGCCGGAGGAGTTGCGCACGGCGATCGTGCTGCGCGAGATTGAAGGCTTGAGTTACGACGAGATTGCGACGGTGATGGGATGTCCGATCGGTACCGTGCGATCGCGCATTTTCAGGGCGCGTGAGGCGATTGCCGAGCGCCTGCGCCCCTTGCTCGATACAAGTCCGGAAAAACGATGGTGA
- the nadB gene encoding L-aspartate oxidase, which translates to MLQFDVLILGSGLAGQSLALRLADHHSVALVTKCQLEDGASSWAQGGIAAVVDPMDSTESHARDTHIAGAGICDDGATRFVVEHGREAIQWLAEQGVPFTPAEEGPLHMHLTREGGHSHRRIVHVADATGAAVQETLTQKVRAHPNIRVFEHHIAVDLIVGHRLGRADQGCLGAYILDIAEDHVVTFAARHTVVATGGAGKVYLYTTNPDTATGDGIAMAWRAGCRVANMEFIQFHPTCLYHPQAKSFLISEAVRGEGGLLKLPDGTRFMLQHDPRGELAPRDIVARAIDYEMKRHGLDCVYLDISHRPTEFITTHFPTIYARCLELGIDITKEPIPVVPAAHYTCGGVLTDLRARTDLPGLYAIGETACTGLHGANRLASNSLLECVVFGEAAAADILAHPRAIAEGLPEWDESKVTDADEAVVIAHNWDELRRFMWDYVGIVRTTKRLQRAQHRIALLRREIDEYYANFRVSNDLIELRNLVVSADLIVRGALSRKESRGLHYSRDYPETLPKGKPTVLRNPRWPSGLVRWISARD; encoded by the coding sequence GTGCTCCAGTTCGATGTCCTGATCCTTGGCAGCGGCCTTGCTGGCCAATCGCTCGCACTCCGTCTCGCCGACCATCATTCCGTAGCGCTGGTTACAAAGTGCCAGCTTGAAGACGGCGCCAGTTCTTGGGCGCAGGGCGGCATTGCCGCGGTCGTCGACCCGATGGACTCAACCGAGTCCCATGCACGCGACACCCACATTGCCGGCGCGGGCATTTGCGACGATGGAGCCACCCGCTTCGTTGTCGAACATGGACGGGAGGCCATCCAATGGCTGGCGGAGCAAGGCGTCCCCTTCACACCAGCGGAAGAAGGCCCGCTTCACATGCACTTGACGCGCGAAGGCGGCCACAGCCACCGGCGCATCGTTCATGTGGCGGATGCTACCGGCGCCGCCGTGCAGGAGACGCTGACACAGAAGGTTCGCGCACATCCGAACATTCGCGTCTTCGAACACCACATCGCCGTCGATTTGATCGTCGGGCATCGCCTGGGCCGAGCAGACCAAGGCTGCCTTGGCGCTTACATTCTCGACATCGCTGAAGATCACGTCGTCACCTTCGCGGCACGCCATACGGTGGTGGCCACAGGTGGTGCAGGCAAGGTCTACCTCTATACGACCAATCCGGATACGGCGACCGGTGACGGTATTGCCATGGCCTGGCGCGCGGGTTGTCGCGTTGCGAACATGGAATTCATCCAGTTCCATCCGACCTGCCTCTACCACCCGCAGGCTAAATCCTTCCTGATTTCAGAAGCGGTTCGCGGCGAAGGCGGTCTGCTGAAATTGCCTGACGGCACGCGCTTCATGCTGCAGCACGACCCACGAGGCGAACTGGCGCCGCGCGACATTGTCGCGAGAGCGATCGACTATGAAATGAAGCGGCACGGACTGGACTGCGTCTATCTGGACATCAGCCATCGCCCGACCGAGTTCATCACCACGCACTTCCCGACGATCTATGCGCGCTGCCTTGAGCTCGGCATCGACATCACGAAGGAACCCATTCCCGTCGTACCCGCCGCGCACTACACCTGTGGCGGAGTGCTGACCGATTTGCGCGCACGAACCGATCTGCCCGGCCTTTACGCAATTGGCGAAACCGCCTGCACCGGCCTGCACGGCGCCAACCGCCTCGCAAGCAACTCTCTGCTTGAATGCGTCGTTTTTGGTGAGGCCGCCGCGGCCGACATTCTGGCCCACCCAAGGGCGATCGCCGAGGGGCTGCCGGAATGGGACGAAAGCAAGGTTACCGATGCCGACGAAGCAGTCGTGATTGCCCATAACTGGGATGAACTGCGCCGCTTCATGTGGGATTACGTCGGAATCGTCAGGACAACCAAACGACTGCAGCGCGCCCAACACCGGATCGCCCTGCTGCGTCGCGAGATCGACGAGTACTACGCAAATTTCCGTGTCAGCAATGACCTGATCGAACTTCGCAACCTGGTTGTAAGCGCCGATCTGATCGTTCGCGGTGCGCTCTCACGCAAGGAGAGCCGCGGTCTACACTACAGCCGCGACTATCCGGAAACGCTGCCGAAGGGCAAACCGACCGTCCTCAGGAATCCGCGCTGGCCGTCCGGCTTGGTTCGCTGGATATCCGCTCGCGACTGA
- a CDS encoding protein YgfX, translating to MRLAGDIRLRASLLFGVALVAFHVTALLLLFYPGVDGMLRWFGIPIIAGSAFLAWRRRSATGGASLRLHDDGSAEALASDGQFLPIVFCRTTRDGGWFLALCWQELATGKRHRLWLVASAMPASEWRLLRAWLRWRAFSRERISSEPSRTASADS from the coding sequence ATGAGGCTCGCAGGCGATATACGGCTGCGGGCCTCTTTGCTTTTTGGGGTGGCGCTCGTGGCATTCCACGTCACGGCGCTGCTTTTGCTTTTCTACCCTGGCGTGGATGGCATGCTGCGCTGGTTTGGTATCCCGATCATCGCGGGCTCGGCGTTCCTTGCGTGGAGGCGGCGGTCCGCTACCGGCGGCGCGTCTTTGCGCCTTCACGATGACGGGTCGGCGGAAGCCTTGGCCTCAGACGGCCAGTTCTTGCCGATCGTGTTTTGCCGAACCACTCGGGATGGCGGCTGGTTTCTCGCTTTGTGTTGGCAGGAACTGGCAACAGGCAAGCGTCACCGGCTGTGGCTTGTCGCATCCGCCATGCCGGCCAGCGAGTGGCGATTGCTACGTGCCTGGTTGCGCTGGCGGGCCTTCAGTCGCGAGCGGATATCCAGCGAACCAAGCCGGACGGCCAGCGCGGATTCCTGA